A genomic stretch from Nocardia wallacei includes:
- a CDS encoding winged helix-turn-helix domain-containing protein, which yields MRTMTAAAARRTALAAQGLAGARPSGPPTRRTIQRVLEKTQLLQLDSVSAVVRAHYAPVFARIGGYDRALLDELAWSHNARRPRRLVEYWAHEAALLPVEDWPLLRWRMARFRNGRWGGAARVLERNPRLPKDVLEAVGELGPATAGEVEKHLELERPRAKDHWGWNYSDTKVVCELLFATGELSVDKRVGFQRYYDLTERVLPPEVRAREVEEAEAVRELVRRASTALGIATEADLRDYYRLQRSQTEPAIADLVESGELEPVQVRGWDRLAYLRAGARTPRRVAGGALLCPFDPLIFFRPRTERIFDFHYRIEIYTPEAKRVHGYYVFPYLLDGDLVARVDLRADRATGRLLVPGAFAEPGRDSPYVVAGLARSLRELADWLELDTIEVGERGDLAARLSAVAR from the coding sequence GTGCGAACCATGACCGCCGCCGCCGCTCGCCGCACCGCGCTGGCCGCCCAGGGCTTGGCCGGTGCGCGCCCGTCCGGCCCGCCCACCCGCCGGACGATCCAGCGCGTTCTGGAGAAAACCCAGCTGCTGCAATTGGATTCGGTGTCGGCGGTGGTGCGGGCGCACTACGCCCCGGTGTTCGCCCGGATCGGCGGTTACGACCGCGCCCTGCTGGACGAGCTGGCCTGGAGCCACAACGCGCGGCGGCCGCGGCGGCTGGTGGAGTACTGGGCGCACGAGGCGGCGCTGCTGCCCGTCGAGGATTGGCCGCTGCTGCGCTGGCGCATGGCCCGCTTCCGCAACGGGCGCTGGGGCGGGGCCGCGCGGGTACTGGAGCGCAATCCGCGGCTGCCGAAGGACGTGCTCGAGGCGGTGGGCGAGCTGGGCCCGGCGACGGCGGGCGAGGTGGAGAAGCATCTCGAGCTGGAACGGCCGCGCGCCAAGGATCATTGGGGCTGGAATTACAGCGACACCAAGGTGGTGTGCGAGCTGCTGTTCGCCACCGGCGAGCTGTCGGTGGACAAGCGCGTCGGATTCCAGCGCTACTACGACCTGACCGAGCGCGTGCTGCCGCCGGAGGTCCGGGCCCGCGAGGTGGAAGAGGCCGAGGCGGTACGCGAACTGGTCCGCCGCGCCTCGACCGCGCTGGGTATCGCCACCGAAGCGGACCTGCGCGACTACTACCGGCTGCAGCGCAGCCAGACCGAGCCCGCCATCGCCGATCTCGTCGAGTCCGGCGAGCTCGAACCGGTACAGGTCCGTGGCTGGGATCGGCTCGCCTACCTCCGGGCGGGTGCGCGCACCCCGCGCCGAGTAGCGGGCGGCGCGCTGCTGTGCCCGTTCGACCCGCTTATTTTCTTCCGGCCGCGCACCGAGCGGATCTTCGACTTCCATTACCGCATCGAGATCTACACCCCCGAGGCCAAGCGGGTGCACGGCTATTACGTCTTCCCGTACCTGCTCGACGGCGACCTGGTCGCCCGCGTGGACCTGCGCGCCGACCGCGCTACCGGCCGCCTGCTGGTCCCCGGCGCCTTCGCCGAGCCGGGCCGGGACTCGCCCTACGTCGTCGCGGGTCTGGCGCGGTCGCTGCGGGAGCTGGCCGACTGGCTGGAACTGGACACCATCGAGGTCGGCGAGCGGGGTGATCTCGCGGCCCGGCTGAGCGCGGTGGCTCGGTAG
- a CDS encoding CocE/NonD family hydrolase, which produces MSSNRLRRSRIVRMCALAATAVLIAGGCGGPEPEHTAGPRVAAPWPPADGRGACEVDKQPDVPATMRDGVVLKSDVYRPRTTDPAPVILMRTQYGKDAAQIQPYRYRPPDWFASHCYLVVVQDIRGQGKSGGTFTEFGNDLDDGYDAVEWAAALPGSNGKVGMYGSSYVGATQWLAAVRTPPHLATIVPANTSSDYYDGWTYDGGAFRLAFVEPWAMETIARTAAENRGDTATAKQLLTEGADYTRWLGFRPYQQFPPLRPDDPAVAPWFYDWIRHSARDDYWKQWSIRDRYPNVRVPVLDVEGWYDAFLTGGIENFTGMVERGGTEDARRNQRLVIGPWDHVGWGRPGSGVGAPKMAAGPAGDSPINELMLAWFDRFLKGADTKVSGQPAVDYFVMGANRWKTASAWPLPDTRWTTYYLSGPGGPGLGGRQGALVRSAPKDPQQPDRYYYDPLNPVPSAGGHSCCGAATGPQGPFDQGAVEQRSDVLTFTTDPMPSDTEITGPTEVSLWAASTAPDTDFTAKLVAVAPDGSTVNLNNGIIRAAFRDSLEHPTPIVPGQPYRYTIKIWPTSYQVPAGSRVRLEISSSDFPQYAPNPNTGEPFGQSAAVQGATQTIFHDAEHPSSVVLPIIPVGDSGSTKFPLTR; this is translated from the coding sequence ATGTCGTCGAACCGCCTGCGGCGCAGTCGAATCGTCCGGATGTGTGCGCTGGCGGCCACGGCCGTGCTGATCGCCGGCGGCTGCGGGGGGCCGGAACCGGAGCACACCGCCGGGCCTCGGGTGGCCGCGCCCTGGCCACCGGCGGACGGTCGCGGCGCGTGCGAGGTCGACAAGCAGCCGGACGTGCCCGCCACCATGCGTGACGGCGTGGTGCTGAAGTCCGATGTGTACCGGCCCCGCACCACCGACCCGGCGCCGGTGATCCTGATGCGCACCCAGTACGGCAAGGACGCGGCGCAGATCCAGCCCTACCGGTACCGGCCGCCGGACTGGTTCGCCTCGCACTGCTATCTCGTTGTGGTGCAGGACATTCGCGGGCAGGGCAAGTCCGGCGGTACGTTCACCGAGTTCGGTAACGACCTGGACGACGGGTACGACGCGGTGGAATGGGCGGCCGCCCTGCCCGGGTCGAACGGCAAGGTGGGCATGTACGGGTCGTCGTATGTGGGTGCCACGCAATGGCTCGCGGCCGTGCGCACGCCCCCGCACCTGGCCACCATCGTGCCGGCCAACACCTCCTCGGACTACTACGACGGCTGGACCTACGACGGCGGCGCGTTCCGGCTGGCGTTCGTCGAACCGTGGGCGATGGAGACGATCGCCCGCACCGCGGCGGAGAACCGCGGCGACACCGCCACCGCGAAACAACTGCTCACCGAGGGCGCCGATTACACGCGCTGGCTGGGTTTCCGCCCCTATCAGCAGTTTCCGCCGCTGCGCCCGGACGATCCGGCGGTCGCGCCCTGGTTCTACGACTGGATCCGGCACTCGGCCCGCGACGACTACTGGAAGCAGTGGAGCATCCGAGATCGGTATCCGAATGTCCGGGTGCCGGTGCTCGATGTCGAGGGCTGGTACGACGCGTTCCTCACCGGCGGCATCGAGAACTTCACGGGCATGGTGGAGCGCGGCGGGACCGAGGACGCGCGGCGTAACCAGCGGCTGGTCATCGGGCCGTGGGACCACGTCGGGTGGGGCCGCCCGGGCAGCGGCGTCGGGGCCCCGAAGATGGCCGCGGGCCCGGCCGGGGACAGCCCGATCAACGAGCTGATGCTGGCATGGTTCGACCGGTTCCTGAAGGGCGCCGACACCAAGGTGTCCGGGCAACCGGCCGTCGACTATTTCGTGATGGGCGCCAACCGATGGAAGACAGCGTCCGCGTGGCCGCTGCCCGACACCCGGTGGACCACCTATTACCTGTCCGGTCCGGGCGGTCCGGGTCTCGGCGGCCGCCAGGGCGCCTTGGTCCGGTCCGCGCCCAAGGATCCGCAGCAGCCGGACCGGTACTACTACGACCCGCTGAATCCGGTGCCCAGCGCGGGCGGCCATTCCTGCTGCGGCGCCGCGACCGGCCCGCAGGGCCCCTTCGACCAGGGTGCCGTGGAACAGCGCTCCGACGTGCTGACCTTCACCACCGACCCGATGCCGTCGGACACCGAGATCACCGGGCCGACGGAGGTGAGCCTGTGGGCCGCCTCGACCGCGCCCGACACCGATTTCACCGCGAAGCTGGTGGCCGTCGCGCCGGACGGGTCCACCGTCAATCTCAACAACGGCATCATCCGCGCGGCGTTCCGCGACTCGCTCGAGCACCCGACGCCGATCGTGCCGGGGCAGCCGTACCGCTACACGATCAAGATCTGGCCTACCAGCTACCAGGTACCGGCCGGATCCCGCGTGCGCCTGGAGATCTCCAGCAGCGATTTCCCGCAGTACGCGCCGAACCCGAACACCGGCGAGCCGTTCGGGCAGAGCGCGGCCGTGCAGGGTGCGACGCAGACGATCTTCCACGACGCCGAACATCCGTCGTCGGTGGTACTTCCGATCATTCCGGTAGGGGACAGTGGCAGTACGAAATTTCCGCTGACGCGGTAA
- a CDS encoding bile acid:sodium symporter family protein: MKILAKLRIDAFMLGILVSVLVAVALPARGSAAEVLDWATKLAIGVLFLLYGARLEPREALAGLRHWRLHASVLAVTYVVFPLLGLALRLLAPSVLTADLYTGMLFLCLLPSTVQSSIAFTSIARGNVAGAVVSASLSNLVGVFATPLLVMLLMHTAGGATVSPTAILSIVVQLLLPFLAGQLSRPWLRRLLRHAAVTRVVDRGSVYLVVYAAFSAGMVEHIWRGLSPWALLAVVAVCAGLLAVLLAVTSAGSGLLGFGRADRIVVIFCGSKKSLATGLPMATVLFAGHPVGLIVLPLMIFHQIQLFVCAALAGRWGRAAENAAARPVPAATAG; this comes from the coding sequence GTGAAGATTCTCGCCAAGCTGCGCATCGACGCCTTCATGCTCGGCATCCTGGTCAGCGTGCTGGTCGCGGTCGCGTTGCCCGCGCGCGGCAGCGCCGCCGAGGTCCTGGACTGGGCCACGAAGCTCGCCATCGGGGTGCTGTTCCTGCTCTACGGCGCCCGGCTGGAACCACGCGAGGCACTGGCCGGGCTGCGGCACTGGCGGCTGCACGCGAGCGTGCTCGCGGTGACGTACGTAGTGTTCCCGCTGCTCGGCCTGGCACTGCGGCTGCTGGCGCCGTCGGTGCTGACCGCGGATCTCTACACCGGCATGCTGTTCCTGTGCCTGCTCCCCTCGACGGTGCAGTCGTCGATCGCGTTCACCTCGATCGCGCGCGGCAACGTGGCGGGCGCGGTGGTGAGCGCGTCGCTGTCGAATCTCGTGGGTGTGTTCGCGACGCCGCTGCTGGTCATGCTGCTCATGCACACCGCCGGCGGCGCGACGGTGTCGCCCACCGCGATCCTGTCGATCGTGGTCCAACTGCTGTTGCCGTTCCTGGCCGGTCAGTTGTCGCGGCCGTGGTTGCGGCGGTTACTGCGGCATGCGGCGGTGACCCGTGTGGTGGACCGGGGCTCGGTGTATCTGGTGGTCTACGCCGCGTTCAGCGCGGGCATGGTGGAGCACATCTGGCGCGGGCTGTCGCCGTGGGCGCTGCTGGCCGTGGTGGCGGTGTGCGCGGGCCTGCTGGCCGTGTTGCTGGCGGTGACCTCGGCGGGTAGCGGGCTGCTCGGATTCGGCCGCGCGGATCGGATCGTGGTGATCTTCTGCGGCTCGAAGAAGAGCCTCGCCACCGGGCTGCCGATGGCGACGGTGCTGTTCGCCGGGCACCCGGTCGGGCTGATCGTGTTGCCGCTGATGATCTTTCACCAGATTCAGCTGTTCGTCTGCGCCGCGCTCGCGGGCCGGTGGGGCCGGGCCGCGGAAAATGCTGCCGCCCGGCCTGTTCCGGCGGCCACCGCCGGATGA
- a CDS encoding LysR substrate-binding domain-containing protein, translating to MNVFDPDLLRTFLAVEGAGGFTAAGRLLGLRQSTVSGHVARLEQAAGRELFRRDTRNLALTADGAAMVGFARAILDAQATAERYFSGSRLSGLIRLGASDDVMARELPDVLLEFQRSHPGVDLELTVGLSENLKTRMGAGELDLVVGKRLPGERHGELLWRDRLVWAGRSGATGFDDPVPLVTYPPPSLTRHIALRALEREGRTCRIACTSDSQLGLRAAVLAGLGLVVHAESLLPAGLFAVAEPRLPELGELEFVLLRRRSRLPEPERALCEAITSAARRARRA from the coding sequence ATGAATGTGTTCGACCCGGACCTGCTGCGTACCTTTCTCGCCGTGGAGGGGGCCGGTGGTTTCACCGCGGCGGGCCGCCTCCTCGGGCTGCGGCAGTCGACGGTCAGCGGGCATGTCGCCAGGCTCGAACAGGCGGCCGGGCGCGAACTGTTCCGCCGCGACACCCGCAATCTCGCCCTCACCGCCGACGGCGCCGCGATGGTGGGGTTCGCTCGCGCCATTCTCGACGCGCAGGCGACGGCCGAGCGCTACTTCTCCGGCTCGCGGTTGTCCGGCCTGATCCGGCTCGGCGCCTCCGACGATGTGATGGCCCGTGAGCTACCGGACGTGCTGCTCGAATTCCAGCGCAGCCACCCCGGTGTGGACCTGGAGCTGACCGTCGGACTCAGCGAGAACCTGAAGACCCGGATGGGCGCGGGAGAGCTGGACCTGGTCGTCGGCAAGCGCCTGCCCGGGGAACGGCACGGCGAACTGCTGTGGCGCGACCGGCTGGTCTGGGCGGGCCGTTCCGGCGCGACGGGTTTCGACGATCCGGTCCCACTCGTGACGTATCCGCCGCCGAGTCTCACCCGCCACATCGCCCTGCGCGCCCTGGAGCGCGAGGGCCGCACCTGCCGTATCGCCTGCACCAGTGACAGTCAGCTGGGGCTGCGGGCGGCGGTGCTGGCCGGGCTCGGTCTGGTGGTGCATGCCGAAAGCCTGCTTCCCGCAGGGCTTTTCGCCGTGGCCGAGCCGCGCCTGCCGGAGTTGGGCGAGCTCGAGTTCGTCCTGCTGCGCCGCCGCAGCCGCCTGCCGGAGCCGGAGCGCGCGCTGTGCGAGGCGATCACCTCCGCTGCGCGGCGGGCCCGGCGCGCGTGA
- a CDS encoding putative protein N(5)-glutamine methyltransferase, whose product MIGSDPDIVAALRAAGCVFAEDEAALLSEAASTPAELHALVTQRTSGIPLEHLLGWAEFRGLRVAVEPGVFVPRQRTGFLVEQAVALGSRPPGDPRVVLDLCCGCGALGLAVVTELARAGVRARLTASDIEPAAVSCARRNLAPLDARVYEGDLFAPLPAQLAGRVDLLLANTPYVPTARITGMPPEAREHEPISALDGGADGLDVVRRVAAAAPSWLAPGGHLLVESSEEQAPVAVDVFARAGLTPRVVESEELYATVVIGSRPDRT is encoded by the coding sequence ATGATCGGATCCGACCCGGACATCGTCGCCGCCCTGCGCGCGGCCGGCTGTGTCTTCGCCGAGGACGAGGCCGCCCTGCTGAGTGAGGCGGCCTCCACGCCCGCCGAACTCCACGCCCTCGTGACGCAGCGAACTTCCGGCATACCGCTGGAGCACCTGCTGGGCTGGGCCGAATTTCGCGGGCTGCGCGTCGCGGTCGAACCCGGTGTCTTCGTGCCGCGGCAACGCACCGGATTCCTCGTCGAGCAGGCGGTGGCGCTCGGCAGCCGCCCGCCCGGCGATCCCCGCGTCGTGCTCGACCTGTGCTGCGGCTGCGGCGCGCTCGGGCTGGCGGTGGTCACGGAGCTGGCCCGCGCGGGCGTCCGGGCGCGGCTCACGGCGAGCGACATCGAGCCCGCCGCCGTGTCCTGCGCTCGCCGCAATCTCGCCCCGCTGGACGCGCGCGTCTACGAGGGTGATCTGTTCGCGCCCCTGCCCGCGCAGCTGGCCGGGCGCGTGGACCTGCTGCTCGCCAACACCCCGTACGTGCCGACCGCCCGGATCACCGGCATGCCGCCGGAAGCCCGTGAGCACGAGCCGATTTCGGCCCTCGACGGCGGCGCCGACGGGCTCGACGTCGTCCGGCGCGTGGCCGCCGCGGCGCCCTCGTGGCTGGCGCCGGGTGGTCACCTGCTGGTGGAATCGAGCGAGGAACAGGCGCCGGTCGCGGTCGACGTCTTCGCGCGCGCCGGTCTGACGCCGAGGGTCGTCGAGTCCGAGGAGTTGTACGCGACCGTGGTGATCGGCAGCCGCCCCGATCGAACCTGA
- a CDS encoding ElyC/SanA/YdcF family protein — protein sequence MKIARRLRYLAAGSAVTLALAGPFAGAAIAAEGPAPLYNSAQANFLSGNDPAGLADLRALLDGTPDDSQALALQAIWSDYSGDLITREAALNRLGAVDGAMAQGTRNLLGAIGAAVGTLPNPLPALIGPQTGIVVLGYGLLPDGALRPELVNRLQAAWLQAVAAPWSPIVVTGGNPQNGVPEAVAMAGWLIGHGIPANRVLVEDRAGSTVQNALFSSRMLRDAGATSAVVVTSPNHIRRAVADFIVAGTHVVGAMTSTDQLVSQLPPPNRAAQRGIYLDATRTFLLPAER from the coding sequence GTGAAAATCGCCAGGCGTCTCCGATATCTCGCCGCCGGTTCGGCGGTCACCCTCGCACTCGCCGGTCCGTTCGCGGGCGCGGCCATCGCTGCCGAGGGCCCGGCTCCGCTCTACAACTCCGCCCAAGCCAACTTCCTCAGCGGCAACGATCCGGCGGGACTGGCCGATCTGCGCGCGCTGCTCGACGGCACCCCCGACGACTCGCAGGCGCTCGCGCTGCAGGCGATCTGGTCGGACTACAGCGGTGACCTCATCACCCGCGAGGCCGCGCTGAACCGGCTCGGGGCCGTCGACGGCGCGATGGCGCAGGGCACCCGAAACCTGCTGGGCGCCATCGGCGCCGCGGTGGGCACCCTGCCCAATCCCCTGCCCGCGCTGATCGGCCCGCAGACCGGCATCGTGGTCCTCGGCTACGGTCTGCTGCCCGACGGCGCCCTGCGCCCCGAACTGGTGAATCGGCTGCAGGCGGCCTGGCTGCAGGCCGTCGCCGCCCCCTGGTCGCCGATCGTGGTCACCGGCGGCAACCCGCAGAACGGGGTGCCGGAGGCAGTGGCCATGGCGGGCTGGCTGATCGGGCACGGCATTCCGGCGAACCGGGTGCTGGTCGAGGACCGCGCCGGCTCCACGGTGCAGAACGCGCTGTTCAGCAGCCGCATGCTGCGGGACGCGGGGGCGACCAGCGCCGTCGTGGTGACCTCGCCGAACCACATCCGCCGCGCGGTAGCGGATTTCATCGTCGCCGGAACGCACGTGGTGGGCGCGATGACCTCCACCGATCAGCTGGTATCGCAGTTGCCGCCGCCGAACCGGGCCGCCCAGCGCGGCATCTACCTCGACGCCACCCGCACCTTCCTCCTGCCGGCCGAGCGCTGA
- a CDS encoding cupin, with translation MRFFEAGDFTADRPWGAIDITEIGSATIRLHWTDQPYVWHVNDGPEVFVVLDGVVDMHYREDGKERVERLTPGKICYAEIGDEHIAHPAPEARILVIERKGSI, from the coding sequence ATGCGTTTCTTCGAGGCCGGTGACTTCACCGCGGACCGCCCGTGGGGGGCGATTGATATCACCGAAATCGGATCCGCGACGATCCGGCTGCACTGGACCGATCAGCCCTATGTCTGGCATGTCAACGACGGCCCTGAGGTCTTCGTCGTGCTGGACGGCGTAGTCGATATGCATTATCGCGAGGACGGCAAGGAAAGGGTCGAACGCCTGACGCCCGGCAAGATCTGCTACGCCGAAATCGGCGACGAGCACATCGCCCACCCCGCGCCCGAAGCCCGGATCCTTGTCATCGAACGCAAGGGCAGCATCTGA
- a CDS encoding MarR family winged helix-turn-helix transcriptional regulator, with protein sequence MGGPLDDLFCDPRWDPYGLLREAYLSVTRHIDAQVSPAGDMDAAISDLLFRLARTPDYSLRAIDITRALATSTTRTTRVVDFAQAQGFVVRAPHPTDRRATVVSLTAGGMAEARRRGVVALDAAQRYIHDILSPAEIDAMTALLRKLRDGNQAIDGR encoded by the coding sequence ATGGGCGGACCTTTGGACGACTTGTTCTGCGATCCCCGCTGGGACCCTTACGGCCTCCTGCGGGAGGCATACCTCAGCGTGACTCGCCACATCGACGCACAGGTGAGCCCCGCCGGCGATATGGACGCGGCGATCTCGGACCTGCTGTTCCGGCTCGCGCGTACGCCCGATTACTCGCTGCGCGCCATCGATATCACCCGCGCTCTCGCCACCAGCACGACACGCACAACGCGTGTGGTCGACTTCGCGCAAGCACAAGGTTTCGTCGTCCGCGCCCCGCATCCCACCGACCGCCGCGCTACCGTGGTTTCCCTGACCGCGGGCGGTATGGCCGAGGCGCGCAGACGCGGAGTGGTCGCCCTCGATGCGGCACAGCGCTATATCCATGACATCCTCAGCCCGGCCGAGATCGACGCGATGACCGCGCTGCTGCGGAAACTTCGCGACGGTAATCAAGCGATCGACGGCCGATAA
- a CDS encoding PPE domain-containing protein, translating to MLPYVDPFVVAAEAIIRPLLTGPGTASIDAAAKSYSAIAAQLNAAANRTDASMVEMGETWRGISSDAAQAAFRRYTDSLRAQADVAVQTSTLLLEAEGAYKIAYHAMLAVEAELMEFTARQTALLAASTVAAPALPMLMLMEVESAAIFAAAVAVMEQYSATLVPILASFPPPVPSQPVVSGSGGSETPSVSADLVASSLYSPTSDRTQRDSASDSGSSASGDGGNELGPNAVRAERSLADRAITTPSAEGAQSISGVDPATYLTGRGEDMAGSGADAAREGVNDAAGDPTNSGLTEVPPSSSTSGSSATAASSGVIGMTRGGPASMAGATTGFRMPANWQSRPSPTFGAVPTESANAPVPQPVAPRGVVAPQARSRRRGDESAVKVSKVVGYGTPQDIPTLEAQPVVGVIEYGDGDRNQ from the coding sequence ATGTTGCCCTATGTCGATCCGTTCGTGGTCGCCGCTGAGGCGATTATCCGCCCATTGCTCACCGGCCCCGGAACGGCGTCGATAGATGCGGCGGCAAAGTCGTACTCGGCCATCGCCGCGCAGTTGAATGCCGCCGCGAACAGAACTGATGCTTCGATGGTCGAGATGGGCGAGACCTGGCGTGGCATCTCGTCCGATGCCGCCCAGGCGGCGTTTCGCAGGTATACCGATTCATTGCGCGCCCAAGCCGACGTAGCGGTCCAGACGTCCACGCTCTTGCTCGAGGCCGAAGGCGCTTACAAGATCGCATACCACGCTATGCTGGCCGTGGAAGCGGAGCTGATGGAATTTACGGCCAGGCAGACCGCATTGTTGGCGGCCAGCACTGTTGCCGCCCCGGCTTTGCCGATGTTGATGCTGATGGAAGTCGAAAGTGCGGCCATCTTCGCCGCTGCCGTCGCGGTCATGGAGCAATATTCCGCAACCTTGGTTCCTATTCTCGCCAGCTTTCCGCCCCCCGTGCCTTCGCAACCGGTCGTCTCCGGCAGCGGCGGATCAGAGACTCCGTCCGTTTCGGCTGATCTCGTGGCGAGTTCGCTGTACTCGCCGACATCGGATCGGACGCAGCGAGACTCGGCTTCGGACAGCGGATCCTCGGCATCCGGAGACGGCGGGAACGAACTCGGGCCGAACGCAGTGCGAGCAGAGCGAAGTCTTGCGGATCGGGCGATAACCACGCCATCGGCGGAGGGTGCGCAATCGATATCAGGTGTTGATCCGGCAACCTACCTGACCGGCCGGGGAGAAGATATGGCCGGCTCGGGAGCAGATGCGGCTCGCGAGGGAGTGAATGATGCTGCCGGCGACCCGACCAACAGCGGGCTCACCGAGGTTCCGCCGTCGTCGTCGACCTCGGGGTCCAGCGCGACGGCAGCGAGTTCGGGGGTGATCGGGATGACGCGCGGTGGCCCGGCCTCGATGGCAGGAGCCACGACCGGTTTTCGGATGCCGGCCAACTGGCAATCGCGGCCCTCACCGACATTCGGTGCGGTGCCGACCGAATCGGCAAACGCACCGGTCCCTCAGCCGGTTGCGCCACGGGGAGTTGTCGCCCCGCAGGCGCGATCACGGCGACGCGGCGACGAGAGCGCTGTGAAGGTGTCCAAGGTCGTCGGTTACGGAACACCTCAGGACATACCGACCCTGGAAGCCCAACCTGTCGTCGGGGTCATCGAGTACGGAGACGGCGACCGCAATCAGTAG
- a CDS encoding PaaI family thioesterase, with protein MPELSSSPPLEGAVSDRESKFVASTGFVAEEVSGTRIAGYVDLGADHHTPWGVVHGGVYAAIVETAGSFGASVAVAERGQYAVGVHNSTNFLRSTSGCRASVLAEPLHQGRVQQLWKVVVTDEVADKILALGELRLQNVPLPQSG; from the coding sequence ATGCCTGAACTTTCCTCCTCGCCGCCTCTCGAGGGCGCCGTATCGGATCGGGAAAGCAAGTTCGTCGCGTCGACCGGTTTCGTTGCCGAGGAGGTCTCGGGCACTCGCATCGCCGGCTATGTCGACTTGGGGGCCGACCATCACACGCCGTGGGGTGTCGTGCACGGCGGCGTCTATGCCGCGATCGTCGAGACGGCGGGGAGTTTCGGCGCCAGTGTCGCGGTCGCGGAGCGCGGCCAATACGCGGTCGGCGTCCACAACTCGACGAACTTCCTGCGGTCCACCTCCGGCTGCCGCGCCTCGGTGTTGGCCGAGCCGCTCCATCAGGGGCGGGTTCAGCAATTGTGGAAGGTGGTCGTCACCGACGAGGTCGCGGACAAGATACTCGCGCTGGGGGAACTCCGCCTGCAGAATGTGCCGCTGCCCCAGTCCGGATGA
- a CDS encoding TRM11 family SAM-dependent methyltransferase, which produces MASEILRSDLGAVVAIGHREVHFRPCRPDPAVVRLRSADDVLLCAAAGPDIGTARDSVAALAELADAVDMSALLARRRDCGGRADLGGGVDVSASFLGRRNFSRYDVEEVVGRALARRWGVRYRSRRDGAPPVAYSGWRLTLDGIESRLLLRVADRPLHRRPYKRQAIPGTLHPPLAAVMAQLAEIPRGAMVLDPCCGAGTLLAEAVHLRPDAVFRGYDWSPDAVRAARANVPAGVEVRRGDAGDLAMADASVDRVLCNPAWGGQVAPAGRLAADPLRLWPQLRRVLAPGGIAVVLIPDTSALAPAIAADLVPTRIQGVRVSGKQVHIVKLAPGCPG; this is translated from the coding sequence GTGGCATCGGAGATTCTGCGCAGCGACCTGGGGGCGGTCGTCGCGATCGGGCATCGGGAGGTGCATTTCCGGCCTTGCCGACCGGACCCGGCGGTGGTGCGACTGCGGTCGGCCGACGATGTGCTGCTGTGTGCGGCGGCCGGTCCCGACATCGGAACGGCCCGCGATTCCGTTGCGGCACTTGCCGAATTGGCCGACGCCGTCGATATGTCCGCGCTGCTGGCACGGCGGCGTGACTGTGGCGGCCGGGCGGATCTCGGCGGGGGAGTGGACGTGTCGGCGTCGTTTCTGGGGCGTCGCAACTTCAGCCGATACGACGTCGAGGAGGTCGTCGGCCGGGCGCTGGCCCGCCGGTGGGGCGTCCGGTACCGGTCACGGCGCGACGGCGCACCACCCGTGGCCTACAGCGGCTGGCGGCTGACGCTCGACGGTATCGAGTCCCGCCTGCTGTTGCGGGTTGCCGACCGTCCGCTGCACCGCAGGCCGTACAAGCGGCAGGCGATACCGGGCACACTGCACCCGCCGCTGGCCGCGGTCATGGCGCAACTCGCCGAAATACCGCGCGGCGCAATGGTTCTCGATCCGTGCTGTGGTGCCGGAACGCTGCTGGCCGAGGCGGTGCACCTGCGCCCGGACGCGGTGTTTCGAGGCTACGACTGGAGTCCCGACGCGGTGCGAGCGGCTCGGGCCAATGTCCCGGCCGGGGTCGAGGTCCGCCGGGGTGACGCGGGCGACCTGGCGATGGCCGACGCCAGCGTCGACCGCGTCCTGTGCAACCCGGCGTGGGGCGGCCAAGTGGCACCCGCGGGACGGCTCGCCGCCGATCCGCTCCGGCTGTGGCCGCAACTGCGGCGCGTGCTTGCTCCCGGCGGCATCGCGGTCGTGCTGATCCCCGACACGTCGGCACTGGCCCCGGCCATTGCCGCGGATCTCGTGCCCACCCGGATCCAGGGCGTACGCGTGTCCGGCAAGCAGGTCCACATCGTCAAGCTCGCACCCGGGTGTCCTGGATGA